Proteins co-encoded in one Natronorubrum daqingense genomic window:
- a CDS encoding sensor histidine kinase, which translates to MTRWKPIVSLVGPRRLILFFGMMYVVVATGRTIVRLSNGGTPSSVFLIWFLISVFGAVLCYGSYRLPRTSIDDEYYPYVAGWSLVGFAIILTVLVSYHVLAEGGIANPSRAIPILTSLGTTAGYGIGVHDGKARTRERELEHRNRALEATQRELEETVARLERSNRQLEASNERLEQFAYAASHDLQEPLRMVSSYLQLIDRRNDDLDAETEEFLKYAVDGADRMRRMIDGLLRYSRVETEGEPLEPVDLETVFEEICDDLSVKIAECDGEVTADDLPRVEGDEAQLRQLLGNLIRNALEYSGEEPPSVHVTAERNGADWRLSVSDDGIGIDPAEQERIFEMFQRLHTREEHEGTGLGLALCERIAERHDGTISVDSTPGNGSTFTVTLPACADEA; encoded by the coding sequence GTGACCCGGTGGAAGCCGATTGTCTCGCTGGTCGGCCCGAGACGCCTCATCCTCTTTTTCGGGATGATGTACGTAGTGGTCGCCACCGGACGAACGATCGTTCGTCTTTCGAACGGGGGCACCCCTTCGAGTGTCTTCCTGATTTGGTTTCTCATCAGCGTCTTCGGTGCCGTCCTCTGTTACGGTAGCTACCGACTCCCCAGAACCAGTATCGACGACGAGTACTATCCGTACGTAGCCGGCTGGTCGCTCGTCGGGTTCGCCATCATCCTCACCGTCCTCGTATCCTATCACGTGCTCGCCGAGGGCGGCATTGCAAATCCCAGTCGGGCGATCCCCATCCTCACCTCGCTCGGAACGACGGCCGGGTACGGAATCGGCGTCCACGACGGGAAGGCCCGAACTCGAGAGCGCGAACTCGAACACCGCAATCGGGCGCTCGAGGCGACCCAACGAGAACTAGAGGAGACCGTCGCTCGACTCGAGCGTTCGAACCGGCAACTCGAGGCCTCGAACGAGCGACTCGAGCAGTTCGCCTACGCCGCGAGCCACGATCTCCAAGAACCGCTGCGAATGGTCTCGAGTTACCTGCAGTTGATCGACCGACGAAACGACGATCTCGACGCCGAGACGGAGGAGTTTCTGAAGTACGCAGTCGACGGCGCGGATCGGATGCGGCGGATGATCGACGGGTTGCTTCGATACTCGCGCGTCGAAACGGAGGGGGAACCACTCGAGCCGGTCGATCTCGAAACGGTCTTCGAGGAGATTTGTGACGACCTGTCGGTGAAAATCGCGGAGTGCGATGGCGAGGTCACGGCAGACGACCTCCCCCGTGTCGAGGGTGACGAAGCCCAACTCCGGCAGTTACTGGGAAACCTCATTAGAAACGCACTCGAATACAGCGGCGAGGAGCCGCCGTCGGTCCACGTCACTGCAGAGCGAAACGGAGCCGACTGGCGACTCTCGGTCAGCGACGATGGCATTGGTATCGATCCCGCTGAGCAGGAGCGGATCTTCGAGATGTTTCAGCGCTTGCACACTCGCGAGGAACACGAGGGGACGGGTCTCGGTTTGGCACTCTGTGAACGAATTGCCGAACGCCACGACGGCACGATCAGCGTCGATTCGACACCGGGGAACGGGTCGACGTTCACCGTAACGTTGCCAGCCTGTGCAGACGAGGCGTAA
- a CDS encoding phosphoglycerate kinase: MTDTLDDLDVEGTTVGVRVDINSPIDDDGSLADDARLRAHVDTLSELLERGGRVAVLAHQGRPGGDDFVSLEPHAERLSTLLERPVDYVDVTYSSGAREAVRNLDDGDCIVLENTRFYSEEYMEFDPDAAARTHLVEGLAPVLDAYVNDAFAAAHRSQPSLVGFPSVLPGYAGRVMESELDVLGSIEETPEPRVYVLGGAKVSDSIDVAWSVLEKGLADHVLTAGVAGNVFLTADGVDLGDASTDFIYEQGYWDEIDRAADLLDAYGERVALPRDVAVERDGERHELGVNALPPADSEAAMDIGSSTLSYYERILEGAGTVILNGPAGVFEEAAFENGTRELYNAASDVDTSIVGGGDTASALRSLGVEGFSHVSTGGGAALRMLTAEPLPAVTALEDGPKHQQPADD, encoded by the coding sequence ATGACCGATACCCTCGACGACCTCGACGTCGAAGGGACCACCGTCGGCGTTCGCGTCGATATCAACAGTCCGATCGACGATGACGGTTCACTCGCCGACGACGCCCGACTACGTGCCCACGTCGACACACTCTCCGAACTCCTCGAGCGTGGTGGCCGCGTCGCCGTCCTCGCCCACCAAGGTCGACCGGGTGGCGACGATTTCGTCTCTCTCGAGCCCCACGCTGAACGTCTCTCGACGCTGCTCGAGCGTCCCGTCGACTACGTGGACGTCACCTACAGCAGCGGTGCGCGCGAGGCCGTTCGAAACCTCGACGACGGCGACTGCATCGTCCTCGAGAACACCCGTTTTTACAGCGAGGAGTACATGGAGTTCGACCCCGACGCGGCCGCACGGACCCATCTCGTCGAGGGATTAGCTCCGGTGCTCGACGCCTACGTCAACGATGCCTTCGCCGCAGCCCACCGCTCACAGCCCTCGCTCGTCGGCTTTCCGAGCGTGCTCCCCGGCTACGCCGGTCGAGTCATGGAGTCCGAACTCGACGTGTTGGGATCGATCGAAGAGACACCCGAGCCGCGAGTGTACGTTCTCGGCGGCGCGAAGGTCTCCGATTCGATCGACGTCGCTTGGTCTGTGCTCGAGAAGGGGCTCGCGGATCACGTCCTGACGGCAGGCGTCGCGGGGAACGTGTTCCTCACCGCCGACGGCGTCGACCTCGGGGATGCGAGCACCGACTTCATCTACGAGCAAGGCTACTGGGACGAAATCGACCGCGCCGCCGACTTGCTCGACGCCTACGGCGAACGGGTTGCACTCCCCCGAGACGTCGCCGTCGAACGAGACGGCGAGCGACACGAACTCGGCGTCAACGCCTTGCCGCCGGCCGATTCCGAGGCCGCGATGGATATCGGCTCGTCGACGCTCTCGTACTACGAACGAATCCTCGAGGGTGCGGGAACGGTCATCCTCAACGGCCCAGCCGGCGTCTTCGAGGAGGCAGCGTTCGAGAACGGAACTCGGGAGCTCTACAACGCGGCGAGTGACGTCGACACGAGTATCGTCGGCGGTGGAGATACCGCCTCGGCGTTACGCAGTCTCGGCGTCGAGGGCTTCTCCCACGTCAGCACCGGCGGCGGCGCAGCGTTGCGAATGCTTACTGCAGAACCGCTCCCTGCTGTGACGGCACTCGAGGATGGACCGAAACACCAACAGCCAGCCGACGATTGA
- a CDS encoding CBS domain-containing protein: MESELSVRDVLTNEFVGVSESDTVRDAVSLMREERASCVLVVRGPKPVGIMTEWDVLGIIADEHDAGETTVGDAMTAPVITFTPERSLTEAANVMTRQHIRNIVVEDDDGVLGLVTQRDVIAAASSFQGTMTPLRSSDAAYDNGQLATERPAQSSQPREELESGSVLPTDEYSTQSVCEACGTLSDSLWDANGKLVCTDCRAV, translated from the coding sequence ATGGAATCGGAACTGTCGGTCAGAGATGTTCTGACGAACGAGTTCGTCGGCGTCAGTGAATCGGACACGGTCCGAGACGCGGTGTCGTTGATGCGCGAGGAGCGGGCGAGTTGCGTGCTCGTCGTTCGGGGACCGAAGCCGGTTGGCATCATGACCGAGTGGGACGTCCTCGGCATCATCGCCGACGAACACGATGCGGGCGAGACGACCGTCGGTGACGCCATGACTGCACCCGTCATCACGTTCACGCCGGAGCGCTCGCTCACCGAGGCGGCGAACGTCATGACTCGCCAGCACATCCGAAATATCGTCGTCGAAGACGATGACGGCGTGCTCGGACTCGTCACCCAGCGCGATGTCATCGCTGCGGCGAGTTCCTTCCAGGGGACGATGACGCCGCTTCGCTCAAGCGACGCCGCGTACGACAACGGACAACTCGCGACCGAACGACCGGCGCAATCGTCCCAACCCCGCGAGGAACTCGAGTCTGGCTCCGTTCTTCCCACCGACGAGTACTCGACACAGAGCGTCTGTGAAGCCTGTGGAACGCTTTCGGATTCGCTCTGGGATGCGAACGGAAAGCTCGTGTGCACGGACTGCCGTGCCGTCTGA
- a CDS encoding GNAT family N-acetyltransferase produces the protein MDRNTNSQPTIEYATQDDIEAVTDLWVRLARDQRLHESAVLPERNRESMRETLAAHQVAECLLVARVGGSVVGFASFTLERGTLALDTTRGLLSNIYVDPPFRGRGIGTALLEAAEDELASQGASVVTLEVMAMNDDARRFYARHGYDPYRVSMKRSLEDDDRSKSDTHSKGDR, from the coding sequence ATGGACCGAAACACCAACAGCCAGCCGACGATTGAGTACGCGACCCAGGACGATATCGAGGCGGTCACCGATCTCTGGGTTCGTCTCGCACGCGATCAGCGCCTCCACGAGTCGGCCGTCCTCCCGGAGCGAAATCGAGAATCGATGCGAGAGACGCTGGCCGCCCATCAGGTTGCCGAGTGCCTGCTCGTCGCTCGCGTCGGTGGCTCCGTCGTCGGGTTCGCCTCCTTCACCCTCGAGCGTGGGACGCTCGCACTCGACACGACCCGCGGACTGCTGTCGAACATCTACGTCGATCCCCCGTTTCGCGGACGGGGGATCGGGACGGCGCTGCTCGAGGCGGCGGAGGACGAACTCGCCTCCCAGGGTGCGAGCGTCGTGACGCTCGAGGTGATGGCGATGAACGACGACGCCAGGCGGTTCTACGCGCGACACGGCTACGACCCGTATCGGGTGTCGATGAAGCGCTCACTCGAGGACGACGACCGATCCAAAAGCGATACACACTCAAAGGGGGACCGCTAA
- a CDS encoding ABC transporter permease, which produces MVYESLLSTPLVLEFPFEWNYIRSIIYVSLYVSLVAVALSTLFSLPVALFVGFKEFRGKQLLTSLINTGMGFPSVVVGLVVLFAVSNQGPFGTFDLVFTPEAMIISQFVLATPVITGVSLAAVSSVEENVRDAAFAMGGTRYDVALVTIKEARYGIATAVLAGFGRAISEVGSVLIVGGNIAGADGTSVTRTLTTAIQLEARQGRFETAMILGAILVVLVLLVNAVVVRLGSGSGSGRYG; this is translated from the coding sequence ATGGTCTACGAGTCTCTCCTATCGACTCCGTTGGTTCTCGAGTTTCCGTTCGAGTGGAACTACATCCGGAGCATCATCTACGTCTCGCTGTACGTGAGCCTCGTTGCCGTCGCGTTGAGCACGCTCTTTAGCCTCCCTGTTGCGCTCTTCGTCGGCTTCAAAGAGTTCCGGGGAAAGCAGTTGCTCACGTCGCTTATCAACACCGGAATGGGATTTCCGAGCGTCGTCGTCGGCCTCGTCGTCTTATTTGCGGTGTCCAATCAGGGGCCGTTCGGGACGTTCGACCTCGTGTTCACGCCCGAGGCGATGATCATTTCGCAGTTCGTCCTGGCGACGCCGGTGATTACGGGCGTGAGTTTAGCCGCCGTGAGTAGCGTCGAGGAGAACGTCCGCGATGCGGCGTTCGCGATGGGCGGGACGCGATACGACGTCGCGCTCGTCACGATCAAAGAAGCCCGGTACGGGATCGCAACGGCCGTGCTCGCCGGCTTCGGTCGGGCGATCAGCGAGGTCGGGTCCGTCCTCATCGTCGGTGGCAACATCGCCGGTGCCGACGGCACGTCCGTCACTCGAACGCTGACGACGGCGATTCAACTCGAGGCGCGCCAGGGACGGTTCGAGACGGCGATGATCCTCGGTGCGATCCTGGTCGTCCTCGTCTTGCTCGTCAACGCCGTCGTGGTTCGACTCGGAAGCGGAAGTGGAAGCGGGAGGTACGGATAA
- the mct gene encoding succinyl-CoA:mesaconate CoA-transferase, which translates to MGALSNLRVLDLTQVLAGPYCTMLLADMGADVVKIERPGGDMIRSNPPFVDDPEKEAYGGYFQSVNRGKKSIELNLGDETDRDDFLSLVEEADIVVENYRAGTMEKYDLGYETLTEYNENLIYSSIRGFGDPRTGETDRQGQPSFDLIAQALGGVMETTGQPDGPPTKTGPGVGDLFTATLNCIGILAAVNHREQTGEGQYVDTGMYDSMISFTERAIYQQSYSGEAPSRRGNSHPTLFPYNAFETADGYAVIAAFNNNHWAELCEIMGREDLSESYPTTPERLENRESLRDEIANWTVEQTNEELVGKLEGRVPAAKVQTTEEIFEDEHVRIRDMLVPVEQPGADRDVEIAGNPIKMSETTPQPRGRAPLLDEHREEVLGEEAETTADD; encoded by the coding sequence ATGGGAGCACTTTCGAATCTGCGCGTGCTCGATCTGACCCAGGTGCTTGCTGGGCCGTACTGCACGATGTTACTCGCGGATATGGGCGCTGACGTCGTCAAGATCGAGCGTCCGGGTGGCGATATGATTCGGTCGAATCCACCGTTCGTCGACGACCCCGAGAAGGAAGCCTACGGCGGGTACTTCCAGAGTGTGAATCGCGGCAAGAAGAGTATCGAACTCAACCTCGGCGACGAAACGGATCGCGACGATTTCCTCTCGCTCGTCGAAGAAGCCGACATCGTCGTCGAGAACTACCGCGCCGGGACGATGGAGAAGTACGATCTGGGCTACGAGACGCTCACCGAGTACAACGAGAATCTCATCTACTCCTCGATTCGCGGGTTCGGTGACCCGCGTACGGGCGAAACAGATCGTCAAGGCCAGCCGTCGTTCGATCTCATCGCCCAGGCGCTTGGCGGCGTGATGGAGACGACCGGACAACCGGACGGGCCACCGACCAAAACCGGCCCCGGCGTCGGCGACCTCTTTACCGCCACGCTGAACTGCATCGGTATCCTCGCAGCCGTGAACCACCGCGAACAGACCGGCGAGGGCCAGTACGTCGACACCGGCATGTACGACTCCATGATCAGTTTCACCGAACGGGCGATCTACCAGCAGTCGTACTCCGGGGAAGCACCCTCCCGGCGGGGCAACTCCCACCCGACGCTGTTTCCCTACAACGCCTTCGAAACCGCAGACGGCTACGCCGTTATCGCCGCGTTCAACAACAACCACTGGGCCGAACTCTGTGAGATAATGGGTCGCGAGGACCTCTCCGAATCGTACCCGACCACGCCAGAACGCCTCGAGAACCGAGAGAGTCTCCGGGACGAAATCGCCAACTGGACCGTAGAGCAGACGAACGAAGAACTGGTGGGCAAACTCGAAGGGCGGGTTCCGGCCGCCAAGGTCCAGACCACCGAGGAAATCTTCGAGGACGAACACGTCCGTATCCGGGATATGCTCGTGCCCGTCGAACAGCCTGGTGCCGACCGCGACGTCGAAATCGCGGGTAACCCGATCAAAATGAGCGAGACGACGCCCCAGCCCCGCGGTCGCGCGCCGTTGCTCGACGAGCACCGCGAGGAGGTACTCGGCGAAGAAGCCGAAACGACGGCCGACGACTGA
- a CDS encoding GTP cyclohydrolase III, with product MTTTQVTLVQIDNYGPWTVTPEPRREADLQTLQSRLYADISQFVGNRGGYVFFTRFDNMIAITNGLDLEDHALLQESVGNRYPVTLSLGVSTNANPVQALADATGHVQDAGSAQDKNRRECLEGRVIDGDERREDDIQIAHFDVVNATGQYTDELNAFDTFIEIEQGYAELMRHMRYSHDSLSFFVGGDNIIVVCPDLTADDYEEAIYHVQEAVDVDLQVGVGRGTSAHDAGFAAKHALETCRADGTRVELEWE from the coding sequence GTGACTACTACGCAGGTTACGCTCGTTCAAATCGATAACTACGGGCCATGGACGGTCACTCCCGAGCCGAGACGGGAAGCCGACCTACAGACGCTCCAATCCCGGCTTTACGCCGATATCTCCCAATTCGTCGGCAACCGTGGTGGCTACGTTTTCTTCACCCGCTTCGACAATATGATCGCCATTACGAACGGCCTCGACCTCGAGGATCACGCGCTCCTCCAGGAGTCGGTGGGCAATCGCTACCCCGTAACGCTCAGTCTAGGCGTATCGACGAACGCCAATCCCGTACAGGCACTCGCCGACGCGACCGGACACGTCCAAGATGCGGGAAGCGCACAGGATAAGAACCGACGCGAGTGTCTCGAGGGACGAGTTATCGACGGCGACGAGCGACGGGAAGACGACATTCAGATCGCTCACTTCGACGTCGTCAACGCGACCGGCCAGTACACCGACGAACTCAACGCGTTCGATACGTTCATCGAAATCGAGCAGGGCTACGCCGAATTGATGCGACACATGCGCTACAGCCACGACAGCCTCTCGTTTTTCGTCGGTGGCGACAACATCATCGTCGTCTGTCCGGATCTTACGGCAGACGACTACGAGGAGGCGATTTACCACGTCCAAGAAGCAGTCGATGTCGACTTACAAGTGGGCGTCGGCCGTGGCACCAGTGCTCACGACGCCGGATTCGCCGCGAAGCACGCGTTAGAAACGTGTCGCGCCGACGGAACCAGAGTCGAACTCGAGTGGGAGTAA
- a CDS encoding DUF5785 family protein, which translates to MDWPHDPDGEQGSEGMRKYDMRIIADKVDEDEDFPMIREEFVEEHGDDPIRVNYETVVPMREIFEYVEPEEFETILDMHKAIGDAMRAGDFWDYHPKGADPEKKPA; encoded by the coding sequence ATGGACTGGCCACACGATCCCGACGGCGAGCAAGGCAGCGAAGGGATGCGCAAGTACGACATGCGCATCATCGCCGACAAAGTCGACGAGGACGAAGACTTCCCGATGATCCGTGAGGAGTTCGTCGAAGAACACGGTGACGATCCGATCCGGGTCAACTACGAGACGGTCGTCCCGATGCGGGAGATCTTCGAGTACGTCGAACCCGAGGAGTTCGAAACGATTCTCGATATGCACAAGGCAATCGGCGACGCGATGCGTGCAGGCGACTTCTGGGACTACCACCCGAAAGGCGCGGACCCGGAGAAGAAACCGGCTTGA
- a CDS encoding substrate-binding domain-containing protein, which translates to MAIHRRRALAGIGSAVTIGLAGCVGLGNDDNPDGADIHGETLRLTTTTSTYDTGLLDELNLAFEERFGVTVETIGQGTGAALETARSGDSDVVMVHARSQEDEFLEEGYGVNRRDLMFNDFIVVGDPDDPAGIGGGDDVEDAFATIADTDSTFVSRGDDSGTHTKELEIWAEAGVGDDRGEYQEAGDGMGEVLIQTDQGGGYTLADRGTYLSMQSELELEIHVEGPIEDGPELLANPYGIVAVDPAEHDNVEYDLAMAYIGFITSLEGQELIEEYTVEGEQLFYPEAIADEPNFQQYVPEEWEPSE; encoded by the coding sequence ATGGCGATACATCGGAGACGGGCGCTTGCAGGTATCGGAAGCGCTGTGACGATCGGACTCGCTGGCTGCGTCGGCCTGGGGAACGACGACAACCCGGATGGAGCCGACATACACGGCGAGACGCTCCGTCTCACCACGACCACGAGTACGTACGACACGGGGCTGCTCGACGAACTCAATCTGGCGTTCGAAGAGCGATTCGGCGTCACCGTCGAAACCATCGGACAGGGGACGGGGGCCGCACTCGAGACGGCACGGAGCGGCGATTCGGACGTGGTGATGGTCCACGCCCGTTCCCAAGAAGACGAGTTCCTCGAGGAGGGCTACGGCGTCAACCGACGCGATCTGATGTTCAACGACTTCATCGTCGTCGGCGACCCCGACGACCCCGCAGGCATCGGCGGTGGCGACGACGTCGAAGACGCGTTCGCGACGATCGCCGACACGGACTCGACGTTCGTCTCGCGCGGGGACGACTCCGGAACGCACACGAAAGAACTCGAGATCTGGGCGGAAGCGGGCGTCGGCGACGACCGCGGCGAGTACCAGGAGGCCGGTGACGGAATGGGCGAAGTCCTCATTCAGACGGACCAGGGCGGCGGGTACACGCTCGCCGACCGGGGAACCTACCTCTCGATGCAAAGCGAACTCGAACTCGAGATCCACGTCGAGGGACCGATCGAAGACGGGCCGGAACTGCTCGCGAACCCCTACGGAATCGTCGCCGTCGACCCGGCCGAGCACGACAACGTCGAGTACGATCTGGCGATGGCGTACATCGGATTCATCACGAGTCTCGAGGGGCAGGAACTGATCGAGGAGTACACGGTCGAAGGAGAGCAACTGTTTTACCCCGAAGCGATCGCAGACGAACCGAACTTTCAGCAGTACGTGCCAGAGGAGTGGGAGCCGTCCGAGTAA
- a CDS encoding RNA-guided endonuclease InsQ/TnpB family protein: MLETTRTYRAKIVNHSQVSDNLDDCGHSASKLWNVARYHTQQEWDETGEIPSEADLKRELKDHERYSDLHSQSSQRVLEELAESFNGWFKKRKNGDTDANPPGYRKRGDNHPRSTVTWKQNGIKHDSKHNKLRLSKGFNLKQHRSDFILVEYETRSDVTVENIQQVRAVWNGDRWELHLVCNVEIPVEDAPGDNTAGIDLGIKNYLTIAYDDGDAELYPGNVLKQDKHYFTRDEYDTEGENGPSRRALRARQKLSRRKNHFLNALAKHIVKRCIDHEIGRIAIGDLSKIREGENGDSRNWGKRGNKKLHGWEFDRFTTLLEYKAEEHGILVDRKSERDTSKTCSCCGRKRDANRVERGLYVCESCGATMNADVNGAVNIRRKITQNPPTEDMSNGRLARPVAYLFNQTSGRFAPGGQLSCKP; the protein is encoded by the coding sequence ATGCTGGAGACAACCCGAACCTATCGAGCGAAAATTGTCAACCACTCCCAAGTGAGTGACAACCTCGATGACTGCGGGCACTCAGCATCCAAACTGTGGAACGTCGCCCGCTACCACACCCAACAAGAATGGGATGAAACCGGAGAGATACCGTCTGAAGCCGACCTCAAGCGCGAACTAAAAGACCACGAACGATACAGTGACCTACATTCTCAGTCAAGTCAGCGAGTTCTAGAAGAGCTTGCTGAGTCGTTTAACGGTTGGTTCAAAAAACGCAAGAACGGCGACACCGACGCGAATCCACCCGGATACCGAAAGCGAGGCGACAACCACCCACGCTCCACCGTAACGTGGAAACAAAACGGCATCAAACACGATTCCAAACACAACAAACTCCGTCTGAGTAAGGGCTTTAACCTCAAACAGCACCGCTCGGACTTCATTCTCGTAGAATACGAGACGCGATCGGACGTGACCGTGGAGAACATCCAGCAAGTACGCGCCGTATGGAACGGCGACCGCTGGGAACTCCACCTCGTCTGTAACGTCGAAATCCCTGTCGAAGACGCACCCGGAGACAACACTGCGGGAATCGATCTCGGGATCAAGAACTACCTCACCATCGCCTACGATGATGGTGACGCCGAATTGTATCCGGGGAACGTGCTGAAGCAAGACAAGCACTACTTCACCCGCGACGAGTACGACACGGAAGGCGAGAACGGTCCGTCACGTCGTGCGCTTCGTGCTCGACAGAAACTATCTCGTCGGAAAAACCACTTCCTGAACGCTCTCGCCAAACACATCGTCAAGAGGTGCATCGACCACGAGATTGGTCGTATCGCCATCGGTGACTTGAGCAAGATTCGTGAGGGCGAGAATGGTGACTCGCGGAACTGGGGTAAACGTGGAAACAAGAAACTCCACGGATGGGAGTTCGACCGCTTCACCACGTTGCTCGAATACAAGGCGGAGGAACACGGCATCCTCGTAGACCGAAAGAGCGAGCGCGACACGTCGAAGACGTGTTCGTGTTGTGGGAGGAAGCGGGACGCGAATCGTGTGGAGCGCGGATTGTACGTCTGTGAATCGTGCGGAGCGACAATGAACGCGGACGTGAATGGTGCGGTGAACATTCGCAGAAAGATAACTCAGAATCCTCCGACGGAGGATATGAGTAACGGTCGTTTGGCACGGCCAGTAGCCTACCTGTTCAACCAAACCTCGGGGCGTTTCGCACCGGGCGGACAGCTCAGTTGCAAACCTTAA
- a CDS encoding TOBE domain-containing protein, with translation MTIRKEYTTKLSVGDVTIDRRDIDMLDAIDQHGSLHKAADELGRSYARLQRRVVEIEDSVGQITERRRGGSDGGGTDLTQTAHELRHQFNQHDVELDGVSRVTESVFTGSVQNRNGELATVDTNAGSILALVPDDAHRVQVAVRSDAVVLENPTDTPEPVETSLRNQFTGTVVDTEPGEAITKVTIRLPDSVALHALITNASADRLSIRSGQSITASFKATAARAIRLESTLEE, from the coding sequence ATGACGATACGAAAGGAGTACACGACGAAACTCTCGGTCGGCGACGTCACCATCGACCGACGCGACATCGACATGCTCGACGCGATCGACCAGCACGGCTCGCTGCACAAGGCGGCGGACGAACTCGGGAGGTCGTACGCGCGGTTGCAACGACGGGTCGTCGAAATCGAAGACTCCGTCGGCCAAATCACCGAGCGTCGACGTGGCGGCAGCGACGGGGGTGGCACCGACTTGACTCAGACTGCCCACGAGTTACGTCACCAGTTCAATCAGCACGACGTCGAACTCGACGGCGTCTCTCGGGTGACTGAGTCGGTCTTTACGGGGAGCGTACAGAACAGAAACGGAGAGTTAGCAACCGTCGACACGAACGCGGGCTCGATTCTGGCACTCGTTCCGGACGACGCACACAGGGTGCAAGTCGCCGTTCGCTCCGATGCGGTCGTCCTGGAGAACCCGACGGACACGCCAGAGCCGGTCGAAACGAGCCTTCGGAACCAGTTTACCGGAACGGTCGTCGATACGGAACCCGGCGAAGCGATTACCAAGGTAACGATTCGACTACCCGATTCCGTCGCCCTCCACGCGCTCATCACGAACGCGAGTGCGGATCGGTTGTCGATTCGATCCGGCCAGTCGATTACCGCGTCGTTCAAGGCGACTGCGGCGAGGGCGATTCGCCTCGAGTCGACACTCGAGGAGTAG
- a CDS encoding amino acid ABC transporter ATP-binding protein codes for MLEANEVHHGYDDETVFEGVSLSVDPGEVVAIIGPSGVGKSTLLRLLAVFDAPDRGTIAFDGTPMWDATEQERLEHRRRIGMVFQEASLFDASVRRNAGYGVRVRQSWTERVRHEVASLVGKENGTTDVLEALETVGLTEKVDQDASSLSGGEAQRVAFARALAYEPDVLLLDEPTSDLDPRNTAVIEDAVRQARNRGIGVTIATHDMHQAERVADRVAVLLENDIIEVGDTETVFESPRDDRTRKFIDGDLIY; via the coding sequence ATGCTCGAAGCAAACGAAGTTCACCACGGATACGACGACGAAACCGTCTTCGAAGGCGTCTCGCTGTCGGTCGATCCCGGCGAAGTCGTCGCGATCATCGGACCCTCCGGCGTCGGAAAATCGACACTGCTCCGGCTGCTGGCAGTTTTCGACGCGCCCGACCGCGGTACGATCGCGTTCGACGGAACCCCGATGTGGGACGCAACCGAACAGGAACGCTTGGAACACCGTCGTCGAATTGGAATGGTCTTCCAGGAAGCGAGCCTCTTCGACGCGAGCGTCCGTCGAAACGCTGGGTACGGTGTTCGCGTTCGCCAGTCGTGGACCGAGAGGGTTCGACACGAAGTCGCCAGTCTGGTTGGTAAAGAGAACGGAACAACGGACGTTCTCGAGGCGCTCGAGACCGTCGGGCTGACCGAGAAAGTCGATCAGGACGCCTCGTCGCTCTCGGGCGGCGAGGCACAGCGGGTCGCGTTCGCTCGCGCACTGGCGTACGAACCGGACGTGCTCTTGCTCGACGAGCCGACGTCGGATCTCGACCCGCGGAATACCGCAGTTATCGAGGACGCCGTCCGTCAGGCTCGAAATCGAGGCATCGGGGTCACGATCGCCACCCACGACATGCATCAGGCCGAGCGCGTCGCCGATCGAGTTGCGGTTTTGCTGGAAAACGATATCATCGAAGTCGGCGACACCGAGACGGTCTTCGAGAGCCCGCGCGACGATCGGACCCGGAAATTTATTGACGGCGACCTCATCTACTGA